A genome region from Gemmatimonadota bacterium includes the following:
- a CDS encoding amino acid permease, whose product MTDSSTGTPQLKRALTLVDVVSIGVGSAVGVSIFSVMAPAATVAGSGMLLAFAIAAVPMIVFAVVYGFMGSAVPRSGASFDWPTRFVHPFVGFMIAWLRILANVGAMTLLTLVLVNYASRVVALPRVPTMIALLFLFYLANLLGVRFAASVERILVAFKLIAFATFVVVGATSVHTANLQPVLGTGTGGLFAVLPILMALYMGLESATEVGEEIIDSTAVIARGLGVALIVTIVVYLSVSGVALGALGATALGTSDAPLFDAGAVFLGRWNTPLILVAAVASIGTSINAIYITFARFLFAMGRDGVFPAALAKIHPRWSTPHVAITAVFVLAVIGLLLPTSLVFLFLAVTIPTLLKYISTCWSAWRLVDQHPALHAAAHFRLSRRAVKLWSAAGIVFGVLIIAAGAGADRRLYAVLAVWIAAGCVYWVMLGDRASRSMRALRMRDTLR is encoded by the coding sequence GTGACGGATAGCAGCACCGGAACACCCCAATTAAAGCGTGCGCTCACCCTCGTCGATGTCGTATCGATAGGCGTTGGCTCAGCGGTGGGCGTGTCCATTTTCTCTGTGATGGCACCAGCCGCAACGGTCGCCGGTTCGGGAATGCTGCTCGCCTTTGCTATCGCCGCCGTCCCCATGATTGTGTTCGCCGTAGTCTACGGATTCATGGGCTCCGCGGTACCACGATCCGGCGCCTCATTCGACTGGCCAACGCGGTTCGTGCATCCGTTTGTCGGTTTCATGATCGCGTGGCTGCGAATTCTGGCGAACGTCGGCGCCATGACACTACTGACACTCGTGCTCGTGAACTACGCGTCACGCGTTGTCGCACTGCCACGTGTGCCGACTATGATCGCGCTACTGTTCCTGTTTTATCTGGCGAATCTCCTCGGCGTTCGCTTCGCCGCTAGCGTGGAGCGGATTCTCGTGGCGTTCAAGTTGATTGCGTTCGCGACGTTTGTAGTCGTCGGCGCGACCTCCGTGCATACCGCGAATCTCCAGCCGGTGCTCGGCACCGGTACCGGCGGGCTGTTCGCCGTATTGCCCATTCTGATGGCCCTGTACATGGGCCTCGAGAGTGCGACGGAGGTCGGCGAGGAAATCATCGACAGCACGGCCGTGATCGCACGCGGACTCGGCGTCGCGCTCATCGTGACCATCGTAGTGTACCTCAGCGTATCAGGCGTAGCGCTCGGAGCGCTCGGCGCCACCGCACTTGGAACCAGCGACGCCCCGCTCTTCGACGCGGGCGCGGTGTTTCTCGGTCGCTGGAACACGCCGCTAATTCTCGTCGCAGCCGTCGCGTCCATCGGCACATCCATCAACGCCATCTACATCACCTTCGCACGCTTTTTGTTTGCAATGGGACGCGATGGCGTATTCCCCGCCGCGCTCGCGAAGATTCATCCGCGTTGGTCGACGCCGCATGTGGCGATCACCGCGGTATTCGTGCTTGCCGTGATTGGCCTGTTACTGCCGACGAGTCTCGTGTTCCTTTTTCTCGCCGTCACGATTCCCACATTGCTGAAGTACATCAGCACCTGCTGGTCGGCGTGGCGTCTGGTGGACCAGCATCCTGCGCTGCACGCGGCGGCACACTTCCGGTTGAGCCGGAGAGCCGTAAAACTCTGGTCTGCCGCCGGCATTGTGTTCGGCGTGCTGATTATTGCCGCCGGTGCGGGTGCCGACCGTCGGCTCTACGCGGTGCTCGCGGTCTGGATTGCCGCCGGATGCGTCTACTGGGTGATGCTCGGCGATCGCGCGAGCCGGAGCATGCGCGCGCTCCGTATGCGAGACACGCTGCGATAA
- a CDS encoding FecR domain-containing protein codes for MLIDTPEEGFPHDEHIWLLLDRYLDGDSTAVDAVHEWLAGDPARLDVLNDLRTIREAAAVRVTPQHVDAAWDRFRAEVNASTAPDLLPSALTIHAERNGLLGAHRQAPARRWRDVSVRAATVVLLAGSAWWARLELGMPGTGSGPQPQIFVSTAEARTDIRLTDGTRVTLAPESRLVVPVGFDRTTREVTLDGRGYFEVEHRNTLPFIVHVKNVMVRDFGTKFVVRGYSADTAVHVLVTEGKATVRSELEVAMPGDMLEKGMEATLNATGATSVRVGVDTAQALDWRMDFLEATTPRHGDTVRSGNAFFRPSR; via the coding sequence GTGCTGATCGATACACCTGAGGAAGGCTTTCCTCACGACGAACACATCTGGCTGCTGCTGGATCGCTATCTTGACGGCGATTCGACGGCGGTTGATGCCGTGCACGAGTGGCTCGCGGGCGACCCAGCTCGGCTCGACGTCCTGAACGACCTGCGCACCATCCGCGAAGCGGCGGCCGTACGAGTCACACCGCAGCACGTCGATGCCGCGTGGGACCGGTTCCGCGCTGAGGTGAACGCGTCGACCGCGCCTGATCTACTCCCGTCCGCGTTGACCATTCATGCGGAGCGCAACGGTCTTCTCGGTGCGCACCGCCAAGCACCGGCGCGTCGTTGGCGTGACGTGAGCGTACGCGCGGCTACCGTTGTTCTCCTCGCTGGTTCGGCGTGGTGGGCGCGACTTGAGCTTGGGATGCCGGGCACAGGATCAGGCCCGCAACCGCAAATCTTTGTGTCGACCGCAGAGGCGCGCACGGACATCCGTCTGACCGACGGAACCCGAGTCACGCTCGCACCGGAGAGCCGGCTCGTCGTGCCGGTCGGATTCGACCGCACCACGCGTGAGGTCACGCTGGACGGCCGTGGATATTTTGAAGTGGAACACCGGAACACGCTCCCATTCATTGTGCACGTCAAGAACGTGATGGTCCGCGACTTCGGCACCAAGTTCGTCGTGCGGGGTTACTCGGCTGATACCGCGGTGCATGTGCTCGTGACCGAGGGAAAGGCGACCGTGCGTTCCGAACTCGAAGTTGCGATGCCCGGCGACATGCTCGAGAAAGGAATGGAAGCCACCCTCAACGCGACTGGTGCCACGAGCGTGCGCGTTGGGGTCGATACCGCGCAGGCGTTGGACTGGCGCATGGACTTCCTCGAAGCCACTACCCCGCGGCACGGTGACACCGTACGCTCGGGCAACGCCTTCTTCCGACCCAGCCGGTGA
- a CDS encoding RNA polymerase sigma-70 factor codes for MAIPTQPETDVAVAERVRAGDAAAFELVFRTHWEALYQYAFRLLRTREAAEEAAQEVFMRVWRNHATWSPQSSVRAYLLYAVRNVSLNRIEHDRTTTRFMERAAIEFASVPLEEPNYDDLEVSDIDRALATSLAEMPKKRRVICEMRLVDGFSYAEIAQRLQIAPKTVETQLARGLKFLRQRMRLLLG; via the coding sequence TTGGCCATCCCGACTCAACCTGAGACGGATGTTGCGGTAGCGGAGCGTGTGCGCGCGGGCGATGCGGCGGCCTTTGAGTTGGTCTTTCGCACGCATTGGGAAGCGCTCTACCAGTACGCTTTTCGGCTCCTGCGTACCCGAGAGGCCGCCGAAGAAGCCGCGCAGGAAGTCTTCATGCGCGTGTGGCGAAACCACGCCACCTGGAGCCCTCAGAGTTCCGTACGTGCGTACCTGCTCTACGCGGTGCGCAACGTGAGCCTCAATAGGATTGAGCACGACCGGACGACCACACGGTTCATGGAACGAGCGGCGATCGAGTTCGCGTCCGTACCATTAGAAGAACCGAACTACGACGATCTCGAGGTCTCGGATATCGATCGTGCCCTGGCCACGTCGCTCGCGGAGATGCCGAAAAAACGCCGGGTCATCTGCGAAATGCGACTCGTCGACGGGTTCAGCTACGCCGAAATCGCACAGCGCCTGCAGATCGCGCCCAAGACTGTTGAGACACAACTCGCGCGCGGCTTGAAGTTCCTTCGGCAGCGTATGCGCCTGCTGTTGGGGTAG
- a CDS encoding RidA family protein translates to MPRDLVPATPAHSPEAFLLAAGITLPNASPPAANYVPAVRTGNLIYLAGQGPIANGKPVMTGKVGGSLSEDEGYQAARLAGLNALAVLRAELGSLDRVRRIVKLMAWVNSAPGFTRQPAVVNGVSDLMVEVFGDAGRHARSAVGANELPFDIPVEVEMIVEVDSVPA, encoded by the coding sequence ATGCCTCGCGACCTCGTTCCTGCTACGCCCGCGCATTCGCCTGAGGCGTTTCTCCTTGCGGCTGGCATCACGCTGCCGAACGCCTCTCCGCCAGCCGCCAACTATGTACCGGCGGTGCGAACGGGGAACCTGATCTACCTCGCGGGACAGGGACCGATAGCGAATGGAAAGCCTGTGATGACGGGCAAGGTGGGCGGGAGCCTCTCCGAGGACGAGGGCTATCAGGCCGCTCGGCTCGCCGGATTGAACGCGCTTGCGGTGCTACGCGCGGAACTCGGATCGCTCGACCGCGTGCGCCGGATCGTGAAGCTGATGGCGTGGGTGAATAGCGCTCCCGGCTTCACGAGGCAACCGGCGGTGGTGAATGGCGTTTCCGACCTCATGGTTGAGGTGTTTGGAGACGCGGGGCGTCACGCCCGGAGTGCCGTTGGGGCGAATGAGTTGCCGTTCGACATCCCCGTTGAAGTCGAAATGATTGTCGAAGTGGACTCAGTTCCGGCATAG
- a CDS encoding SusC/RagA family TonB-linked outer membrane protein → MGYGINRRARGFAVALAVLAGVSAAGAQTNRPAGGVSGKVTDKGSGAPIVGVAVQVEGSSAGVVTGSDGSYRIASVASGAQTITTRRIGYVSAKKTVTVADNQTVTADFALEAAATSLQAVVMTATGAQRRIELGNAVSTIEASARIAETPVKNIGDLLSAQMPGVQVSTAGLTGGTSRIRIRGQSSLALANDPIYIIDGVRMTSTSSGNGTGGGTVPSRANDINPEEIESIEVVKGPSAATLYGTDAANGVIVITTKRGRAGKPVFAFHTEQGRLDDRNNYPATYSLLGHSPGATAQKRCFTYDIAEGSCLLDSATVLNLWKNPATTTIKYGSRRLVGGQVSGGSEQVRYFISADMNEETGPVGLPAVDKQRFDSLGVQIRPNMLRPNNLQQLSLRSNVDVAITPHLDVSVSAGLTSLDQRFPQSENGNVASYVQQMTFGPGYRTGPGYSGVGAAGEPLFGYAAMTPGEVFQFVSSQNVVRFVGSSTVNWRPMNWLQVRGDVGYDMANQDDYTLQRFGEGPTGGTNLLGSSGDTRTTHVNFTSNLGATGTWQLRPWAQLRSTVGTQYVVNSRNITSARGTQLVPGGELPSQGTIFSVTASSVPSKTLGMFIEEQLALRDRLYFTVAVRSDKNSAFGVNYAGVYYPKASVSWILSDESFFPHMKYLEQLRVRTSFGASGVQPGATAALRTYTSATVNFGNAAVAGLAVSNPGNPNLRPERTSEVEAGIDAKLFGGRANIELTYYKKNTNDALINQPVAPSAGVSGYLANLGGVQNSGVEYSLHAQLIDRRDLGWDVTYAGSYNANKVVSLGGIIAAPFASASVGYPVGSAYGRILTYADANNDGLLSRGEVTISTAANQVFLGPFNPPTQVSVSTGVELFSHRLRLSALADRRAGGRIANLELMLPCLVAIGCGDLQRMNAPLAVQARGIAVKQGVTSVYNQDMSFTRLREITASYTLDETLVRQLMRGSSARISLSVRNVALWKTSYDGTDPESSYGSSADLGSAAAQNVAATSPPMYLMLRLNITY, encoded by the coding sequence ATGGGATACGGCATTAATCGACGCGCACGCGGATTCGCAGTCGCTCTCGCAGTGCTGGCGGGAGTCTCTGCCGCAGGCGCGCAAACGAACCGGCCCGCCGGAGGAGTGAGCGGGAAGGTCACGGACAAGGGATCGGGTGCGCCGATTGTCGGCGTGGCGGTTCAGGTTGAGGGCTCCAGCGCCGGAGTCGTGACGGGTTCGGACGGTTCCTACCGTATTGCGTCGGTGGCGTCGGGAGCACAGACCATCACGACACGACGCATCGGCTACGTGTCCGCGAAGAAGACAGTGACGGTGGCCGATAACCAAACCGTCACCGCCGACTTTGCCCTTGAGGCAGCGGCAACGTCGCTCCAAGCTGTCGTCATGACAGCGACGGGCGCGCAACGCCGCATCGAACTCGGCAACGCGGTCTCGACCATTGAAGCGTCCGCGCGCATCGCCGAAACGCCGGTCAAGAACATCGGCGACCTGCTGTCGGCGCAGATGCCTGGCGTGCAGGTCTCGACCGCGGGGCTCACGGGCGGCACGAGCCGCATCCGTATTCGCGGCCAGAGTTCTTTGGCGCTGGCGAACGATCCGATCTACATCATTGATGGGGTGCGTATGACGAGCACCTCGAGCGGCAACGGCACGGGCGGCGGTACGGTGCCGAGTCGCGCCAACGACATCAATCCCGAAGAAATCGAGAGTATTGAAGTCGTGAAGGGTCCCTCCGCCGCCACCCTCTATGGCACGGATGCCGCGAACGGCGTGATCGTGATCACCACCAAGCGTGGCCGCGCCGGGAAGCCGGTCTTTGCATTCCACACGGAGCAAGGGCGTCTCGACGACCGCAACAACTATCCGGCGACGTATTCGCTCCTCGGGCATTCGCCCGGCGCCACGGCGCAGAAGCGTTGCTTCACGTACGACATCGCCGAAGGGTCGTGCTTGCTGGACAGCGCGACCGTGCTCAACCTGTGGAAGAACCCCGCGACGACCACCATCAAGTACGGCTCACGTCGTCTGGTTGGCGGGCAGGTTTCCGGCGGCAGCGAACAGGTGCGCTACTTCATCAGTGCCGATATGAACGAAGAGACCGGTCCGGTGGGTCTCCCCGCAGTGGACAAGCAGCGGTTTGACTCGCTCGGCGTACAGATCCGGCCGAATATGCTCCGGCCGAATAATCTGCAGCAGCTGTCGTTGCGCTCAAATGTCGATGTTGCGATCACGCCGCACCTCGATGTGTCGGTGTCGGCTGGGCTCACCTCGCTCGACCAGCGTTTTCCGCAGAGTGAAAACGGCAATGTGGCGAGTTATGTGCAGCAGATGACGTTCGGCCCTGGCTACCGCACCGGCCCTGGGTACAGCGGCGTTGGCGCGGCCGGCGAGCCGCTCTTTGGCTACGCGGCCATGACGCCGGGCGAAGTCTTTCAGTTTGTGTCGTCGCAGAACGTGGTGCGTTTCGTCGGAAGCTCCACCGTCAACTGGCGGCCAATGAACTGGCTGCAGGTGCGCGGCGACGTGGGCTACGATATGGCGAATCAGGACGACTATACGCTCCAACGCTTCGGCGAAGGCCCGACGGGCGGCACGAACCTGCTCGGCTCCTCCGGCGACACCCGCACGACGCACGTGAACTTCACGTCGAACCTCGGCGCCACCGGGACATGGCAACTGCGCCCGTGGGCGCAGCTCCGGTCGACGGTCGGAACGCAGTACGTCGTCAACTCGCGCAACATCACGTCGGCGCGCGGCACGCAGTTGGTGCCCGGCGGCGAACTGCCGAGTCAGGGCACGATCTTCTCGGTCACAGCGAGCAGCGTGCCGTCGAAGACGCTCGGTATGTTCATCGAAGAGCAGTTGGCGTTGCGCGACCGTCTGTATTTCACGGTTGCGGTGCGATCGGACAAAAACAGCGCGTTCGGTGTCAACTACGCTGGCGTCTATTATCCCAAGGCGTCGGTGTCGTGGATATTGTCGGACGAATCGTTCTTCCCGCACATGAAGTACCTAGAGCAGCTCCGGGTGCGTACGTCGTTCGGTGCGTCGGGCGTGCAGCCTGGCGCGACGGCGGCGTTGCGGACGTACACGAGCGCCACGGTGAACTTCGGTAATGCGGCGGTGGCAGGTTTGGCGGTTTCCAATCCAGGCAATCCGAACCTCCGGCCGGAGCGCACGAGCGAAGTTGAGGCTGGTATCGATGCCAAGCTGTTCGGTGGCCGTGCCAACATCGAACTCACGTACTACAAGAAGAACACGAACGACGCCCTCATCAATCAGCCAGTGGCGCCGTCTGCAGGCGTGAGCGGTTATCTGGCCAATCTCGGCGGCGTGCAAAACTCCGGTGTGGAGTACAGCCTGCACGCGCAGCTGATTGATCGGCGCGACCTCGGCTGGGATGTGACGTATGCCGGTTCGTACAACGCCAACAAGGTTGTTTCGCTCGGTGGCATTATTGCCGCTCCGTTTGCGAGTGCGAGCGTCGGCTATCCGGTGGGCTCGGCGTACGGGCGCATCCTGACGTACGCAGATGCTAACAATGACGGGCTGCTCTCGCGCGGTGAGGTGACCATCTCGACCGCAGCGAATCAGGTATTCCTTGGCCCCTTCAATCCGCCCACGCAGGTGTCCGTGTCGACGGGGGTGGAACTGTTCAGTCACCGTCTGCGTCTCTCGGCGCTCGCCGATCGTCGCGCGGGTGGCCGTATTGCGAACCTTGAGTTGATGCTTCCCTGTCTTGTGGCCATTGGGTGCGGCGACTTGCAGCGGATGAACGCGCCGTTGGCCGTTCAGGCTCGTGGCATTGCGGTGAAGCAAGGGGTCACGTCGGTCTACAATCAGGATATGAGCTTCACGCGTCTGCGCGAGATCACGGCCAGCTATACGCTGGACGAGACGCTCGTGCGTCAGCTCATGCGTGGTTCGTCGGCGCGGATCAGTCTGTCGGTCCGCAATGTCGCGCTCTGGAAGACGTCGTATGACGGGACGGATCCGGAAAGTTCGTACGGCAGCTCGGCCGACCTTGGCTCAGCCGCCGCACAGAACGTGGCCGCGACCTCTCCGCCGATGTACCTCATGCTGCGCCTCAACATCACTTACTGA
- a CDS encoding amino acid permease: MSSKATAVPASTLTQGLTMVDVISFGVGSAVGVSIFSIMAPAAQLAGSGMLLALAVAAVPMVIFAVVYAFMGSTVPRSGASFDWPAQFIHPFVGFMVAWLRVIGNTGALTVLTLVLVSYVGRVYPLPQKPAMFALLVVFTLANLVGVKVAAGVERVLVVVKLTAFAIFAFVGMSSVSSVNFHPVVGHGLGGVFMSLPLLVSLYMGIEGATEVGEEIKNGPAVIARGLAVAVGITIVVYLLVSSVALGVLGAPALGASDAPLFDAGKHFLGAWNTPLMLIAAVASISTSINAVFLTFTRFLFAMGRDGVLPGAFARVHPKWGTPHVAVFAVFALGVAGLALPSGLVFLFLAISIPTTLKYVSNCWSAWRLVNHHPALHARAKFALSARAVKLWSGAGIVCGLGIIVAGIEADWRPYGILGAWFAIGCVYWLVRGQRMSRSMQALSATPAP; encoded by the coding sequence ATGAGCTCCAAAGCTACCGCAGTTCCTGCGTCGACATTGACGCAGGGGCTGACGATGGTCGATGTCATCTCCTTTGGCGTCGGGTCCGCCGTTGGTGTTTCGATATTCTCGATTATGGCACCGGCCGCGCAGTTGGCCGGGAGCGGTATGTTGTTGGCCTTGGCCGTGGCCGCGGTGCCGATGGTGATTTTTGCTGTTGTCTACGCCTTTATGGGATCGACGGTTCCTCGCTCGGGCGCATCGTTTGATTGGCCCGCGCAGTTTATCCATCCGTTTGTAGGATTTATGGTGGCGTGGTTGCGCGTCATCGGGAACACGGGCGCGCTGACGGTGCTCACACTCGTGCTCGTGAGTTACGTCGGACGCGTGTATCCGCTTCCGCAGAAGCCGGCGATGTTCGCGTTGCTCGTGGTCTTCACGCTCGCGAATCTCGTTGGCGTGAAGGTCGCCGCCGGTGTGGAGCGGGTGCTCGTGGTGGTCAAACTCACGGCGTTCGCGATCTTTGCTTTTGTGGGAATGTCCTCTGTGAGTTCTGTGAACTTTCACCCGGTCGTTGGTCATGGGCTGGGTGGCGTGTTCATGTCACTCCCGCTGCTTGTGTCGCTCTACATGGGCATCGAGGGCGCGACAGAGGTTGGTGAAGAAATCAAGAACGGTCCCGCCGTCATCGCACGGGGACTCGCAGTGGCCGTCGGCATCACGATTGTCGTCTACCTGTTGGTCTCGAGTGTGGCCCTCGGTGTGCTCGGCGCTCCGGCGCTCGGCGCGAGCGATGCTCCGCTGTTCGACGCGGGCAAGCATTTCCTCGGTGCGTGGAATACACCGCTGATGCTCATCGCGGCCGTCGCGTCCATCAGCACTTCCATCAACGCCGTGTTCTTGACTTTTACCCGGTTTCTCTTTGCGATGGGGCGTGACGGGGTGCTCCCAGGCGCCTTTGCTCGCGTGCATCCGAAGTGGGGCACGCCGCACGTTGCCGTGTTCGCCGTTTTCGCACTCGGCGTGGCTGGGCTGGCGCTGCCGTCGGGACTCGTGTTCCTTTTCTTAGCCATCAGTATTCCTACCACGCTGAAGTACGTCAGCAACTGCTGGTCTGCGTGGCGGTTAGTGAATCATCATCCTGCGCTGCACGCCCGTGCGAAATTCGCACTGAGTGCGCGCGCCGTAAAATTGTGGTCTGGTGCAGGGATCGTCTGCGGCCTTGGAATTATCGTGGCGGGAATCGAAGCCGACTGGCGCCCGTACGGGATTCTGGGCGCTTGGTTCGCAATCGGCTGTGTGTATTGGCTTGTCAGGGGGCAGCGTATGAGTCGTAGCATGCAGGCACTTTCGGCCACGCCCGCGCCGTGA